Proteins encoded in a region of the Hemiscyllium ocellatum isolate sHemOce1 chromosome 10, sHemOce1.pat.X.cur, whole genome shotgun sequence genome:
- the LOC132819817 gene encoding heterogeneous nuclear ribonucleoprotein Q-like isoform X6, with protein MERHMSTEEMATEHMNGNGTEEPMDTSTTVVRSEHYQTLLSAGLPKKVADKLDEMYLAGLVSHSDLDERAIDALREFNEEGALSVLQQFKESDLSHVQNKSAFLCGVMKTYRQREKQGSKVTDANKGPDETKIKALLERTGYTLDVTTGQRKYGGPPPPTTHSGPQPNIGTEIFVGKIPRDLFEDELVPLFEKAGPIWDLRLMMDPLTGLNRGYAFVTFCSKEAAQEAVKLCDNHEIRPGKHIGVCISVANNRLFVGSIPKSKTKEQIMEEFGKVTEGLTDVILYHQPDDKKKNRGFCFLEFEDHKSAAQARRRLMSGKVKVWGNVVTVEWADPIEDPDPEVMSKVKVLFVRNLASSVTEELLEKTFSQFGKLERVKKLKDYAFIHFDERDGAVKAMDEMNGKYLEGENIEIVLAKPPDKKKKERQAQRQAARSQPYEDYYYYPPPRMPPPTRGRGRGARGGYSYPLDYYSYEDYDYYCYDYHDYRGGYEDPYYGYDDYQTTTRGRGGRSGRGAPLARVRGVPQPRGRSGFTPRGQMAGRGARGARGGAQVQQRGRGQENEVEAGPDLF; from the exons ATGGAGCGACAT ATGTCCACTGAAGAAATGGCTACCGAGCATATGAATGGAAATGGTACGGAAGAGCCGATGGATACTTCCACTACCGTTGTTCGATCAGAACACTATCAAACTTTACTAAGTGCTGGTTTACCAAAGAAAGTTGCGGACAAGCTAGATGAAATGTATTTAGCAG GTTTAGTTTCTCATAGTGATTTAGACGAGAGAGCAATTGATGCATTGAGGGAATTCAATGAAGAGGGTGCATTGTCAGTACTACAACAGTTTAAGGAAAGTGATCTTTCCCATGTTCAG AATAAAAGTGCCTTTCTATGTGGAGTAATGAAGACTTACAGACAAAGGGAAAAGCAAGGATCTAAAGTAACAGATGCTAATAAAGGTCCAGATGAGACAAAAATTAAG GCCCTCTTGGAAAGAACAGGATATACACTTGATGTCACTACAGGGCAGAGGAAATATGGTGGTCCTCCTCCACCTACGACGCATTCAGGTCCTCAACCTAACATTGGTACTGAG ATATTTGTAGGCAAAATACCACGGGATCTCTTCGAAGATGAACTTGTCCCTCTGTTTGAGAAAGCTGGTCCAATATGGGATTTGCGTCTGATGATGGATCCTCTAACTGGCTTAAATCGAGGGTATGCTTTTGTGACCTTTTGCTCCAAAGAAGCAGCACAGGAAGCAGTCAAATTG TGTGATAACCATGAAATTCGGCCTGGTAAACACATTGGTGTTTGCATTTCTGTGGCAAACAACAGACTTTTCGTTGGATCCATTCCAAAAAgcaagacaaaggagcagattATGGAAGAATTTGGTAAAGTTACAG AGGGACTCACAGATGTGATACTGTATCACCAACCAGATGACAAGAAGAAGAATAGGGGTTTCTGTTTCTTGGAATTTGAAGATCATAAGTCTGCTGCCCAGGCCAGACGCAGACTTATGAGTGGAAAAGTGAAAGTCTGGGGCAATGTTGTAACAGTGGAATGGGCAGATCCTATTGAGGATCCTGATCCAGAGGTCATGTCAAAG GTAAAGGTGTTATTTGTTCGTAACTTGGCCAGTTCAGTAACAGAAGAATTACTAGAAAAAACCTTCAGCCAGTTTGGCAAGTTGGAACGGGTAAAGAAGCTGAAAGATTATGCATTCATTCACTTTGATGAAAGAGATGGTGCAGTTAAG GCCATGGATGAAATGAATGGGAAGTATTTAGAGGGTGAAAATATTGAAATTGTTCTTGCTAAACCACCAGACAAGAAGAAAAAGGAACGGCAGGCACAAAGACAGGCTGCTCGATCTCAACC GTATGAGGATTATTACTACTACCCTCCTCCTCGCATGCCCCCTCCGACACGAGGCAGAGGACGTGGAGCCAGAGGAGGTTACAGCTATCCTCTAGATTACTATAGTTATGAAGATTATGATTATTATTGCTATGATTACCATGATTATCGTGGAGGATATGAAGATCCATACTATGGCTATGATGATTATCAGACAACTACTAGAGGAAGAGGTGGCAGAAGTGGAAGAGGTGCCCCTCTTGCCAGGGTTCGTGGAGTTCCCCAACCACGTGGAAGATCTGGATTCACACCGCGTGGTCAAATGGCAGGGAGAGGTGCTCGTGGTGCAAGAGGGGGTGCCCAGGTGCAGCAGAGAGGCCGCGGG CAGGAAAACGAGGTCGAGGCCGGTCCTGACCTGTTTTGA
- the LOC132819817 gene encoding heterogeneous nuclear ribonucleoprotein Q-like isoform X5, protein MERHMSTEEMATEHMNGNGTEEPMDTSTTVVRSEHYQTLLSAGLPKKVADKLDEMYLAGLVSHSDLDERAIDALREFNEEGALSVLQQFKESDLSHVQNKSAFLCGVMKTYRQREKQGSKVTDANKGPDETKIKALLERTGYTLDVTTGQRKYGGPPPPTTHSGPQPNIGTEIFVGKIPRDLFEDELVPLFEKAGPIWDLRLMMDPLTGLNRGYAFVTFCSKEAAQEAVKLCDNHEIRPGKHIGVCISVANNRLFVGSIPKSKTKEQIMEEFGKVTEGLTDVILYHQPDDKKKNRGFCFLEFEDHKSAAQARRRLMSGKVKVWGNVVTVEWADPIEDPDPEVMSKVKVLFVRNLASSVTEELLEKTFSQFGKLERVKKLKDYAFIHFDERDGAVKAMDEMNGKYLEGENIEIVLAKPPDKKKKERQAQRQAARSQPYEDYYYYPPPRMPPPTRGRGRGARGGYSYPLDYYSYEDYDYYCYDYHDYRGGYEDPYYGYDDYQTTTRGRGGRSGRGAPLARVRGVPQPRGRSGFTPRGQMAGRGARGARGGAQVQQRGRGVRGVRGGRGGNVGGKRKADGYNQPDSKRRQTNNQNWGSQPIAQQPLQGKRGRGRS, encoded by the exons ATGGAGCGACAT ATGTCCACTGAAGAAATGGCTACCGAGCATATGAATGGAAATGGTACGGAAGAGCCGATGGATACTTCCACTACCGTTGTTCGATCAGAACACTATCAAACTTTACTAAGTGCTGGTTTACCAAAGAAAGTTGCGGACAAGCTAGATGAAATGTATTTAGCAG GTTTAGTTTCTCATAGTGATTTAGACGAGAGAGCAATTGATGCATTGAGGGAATTCAATGAAGAGGGTGCATTGTCAGTACTACAACAGTTTAAGGAAAGTGATCTTTCCCATGTTCAG AATAAAAGTGCCTTTCTATGTGGAGTAATGAAGACTTACAGACAAAGGGAAAAGCAAGGATCTAAAGTAACAGATGCTAATAAAGGTCCAGATGAGACAAAAATTAAG GCCCTCTTGGAAAGAACAGGATATACACTTGATGTCACTACAGGGCAGAGGAAATATGGTGGTCCTCCTCCACCTACGACGCATTCAGGTCCTCAACCTAACATTGGTACTGAG ATATTTGTAGGCAAAATACCACGGGATCTCTTCGAAGATGAACTTGTCCCTCTGTTTGAGAAAGCTGGTCCAATATGGGATTTGCGTCTGATGATGGATCCTCTAACTGGCTTAAATCGAGGGTATGCTTTTGTGACCTTTTGCTCCAAAGAAGCAGCACAGGAAGCAGTCAAATTG TGTGATAACCATGAAATTCGGCCTGGTAAACACATTGGTGTTTGCATTTCTGTGGCAAACAACAGACTTTTCGTTGGATCCATTCCAAAAAgcaagacaaaggagcagattATGGAAGAATTTGGTAAAGTTACAG AGGGACTCACAGATGTGATACTGTATCACCAACCAGATGACAAGAAGAAGAATAGGGGTTTCTGTTTCTTGGAATTTGAAGATCATAAGTCTGCTGCCCAGGCCAGACGCAGACTTATGAGTGGAAAAGTGAAAGTCTGGGGCAATGTTGTAACAGTGGAATGGGCAGATCCTATTGAGGATCCTGATCCAGAGGTCATGTCAAAG GTAAAGGTGTTATTTGTTCGTAACTTGGCCAGTTCAGTAACAGAAGAATTACTAGAAAAAACCTTCAGCCAGTTTGGCAAGTTGGAACGGGTAAAGAAGCTGAAAGATTATGCATTCATTCACTTTGATGAAAGAGATGGTGCAGTTAAG GCCATGGATGAAATGAATGGGAAGTATTTAGAGGGTGAAAATATTGAAATTGTTCTTGCTAAACCACCAGACAAGAAGAAAAAGGAACGGCAGGCACAAAGACAGGCTGCTCGATCTCAACC GTATGAGGATTATTACTACTACCCTCCTCCTCGCATGCCCCCTCCGACACGAGGCAGAGGACGTGGAGCCAGAGGAGGTTACAGCTATCCTCTAGATTACTATAGTTATGAAGATTATGATTATTATTGCTATGATTACCATGATTATCGTGGAGGATATGAAGATCCATACTATGGCTATGATGATTATCAGACAACTACTAGAGGAAGAGGTGGCAGAAGTGGAAGAGGTGCCCCTCTTGCCAGGGTTCGTGGAGTTCCCCAACCACGTGGAAGATCTGGATTCACACCGCGTGGTCAAATGGCAGGGAGAGGTGCTCGTGGTGCAAGAGGGGGTGCCCAGGTGCAGCAGAGAGGCCGCGGGGTACGTGGTGTGAGGGGTGGCCGCGGTGGAAATGTAGGAGGCAAACGAAAAGCTGATGGGTACAACCAGCCAGATTCGAAGCGGCGCCAGACCAATAATCAGAACTGGGGCTCCCAACCTATTGCTCAGCAACCGCTCCAAG GAAAACGAGGTCGAGGCCGGTCCTGA
- the LOC132819817 gene encoding heterogeneous nuclear ribonucleoprotein Q-like isoform X4, with translation MERHMSTEEMATEHMNGNGTEEPMDTSTTVVRSEHYQTLLSAGLPKKVADKLDEMYLAGLVSHSDLDERAIDALREFNEEGALSVLQQFKESDLSHVQNKSAFLCGVMKTYRQREKQGSKVTDANKGPDETKIKALLERTGYTLDVTTGQRKYGGPPPPTTHSGPQPNIGTEIFVGKIPRDLFEDELVPLFEKAGPIWDLRLMMDPLTGLNRGYAFVTFCSKEAAQEAVKLCDNHEIRPGKHIGVCISVANNRLFVGSIPKSKTKEQIMEEFGKVTEGLTDVILYHQPDDKKKNRGFCFLEFEDHKSAAQARRRLMSGKVKVWGNVVTVEWADPIEDPDPEVMSKVKVLFVRNLASSVTEELLEKTFSQFGKLERVKKLKDYAFIHFDERDGAVKAMDEMNGKYLEGENIEIVLAKPPDKKKKERQAQRQAARSQPYEDYYYYPPPRMPPPTRGRGRGARGGYSYPLDYYSYEDYDYYCYDYHDYRGGYEDPYYGYDDYQTTTRGRGGRSGRGAPLARVRGVPQPRGRSGFTPRGQMAGRGARGARGGAQVQQRGRGVRGVRGGRGGNVGGKRKADGYNQPDSKRRQTNNQNWGSQPIAQQPLQAGKRGRGRS, from the exons ATGGAGCGACAT ATGTCCACTGAAGAAATGGCTACCGAGCATATGAATGGAAATGGTACGGAAGAGCCGATGGATACTTCCACTACCGTTGTTCGATCAGAACACTATCAAACTTTACTAAGTGCTGGTTTACCAAAGAAAGTTGCGGACAAGCTAGATGAAATGTATTTAGCAG GTTTAGTTTCTCATAGTGATTTAGACGAGAGAGCAATTGATGCATTGAGGGAATTCAATGAAGAGGGTGCATTGTCAGTACTACAACAGTTTAAGGAAAGTGATCTTTCCCATGTTCAG AATAAAAGTGCCTTTCTATGTGGAGTAATGAAGACTTACAGACAAAGGGAAAAGCAAGGATCTAAAGTAACAGATGCTAATAAAGGTCCAGATGAGACAAAAATTAAG GCCCTCTTGGAAAGAACAGGATATACACTTGATGTCACTACAGGGCAGAGGAAATATGGTGGTCCTCCTCCACCTACGACGCATTCAGGTCCTCAACCTAACATTGGTACTGAG ATATTTGTAGGCAAAATACCACGGGATCTCTTCGAAGATGAACTTGTCCCTCTGTTTGAGAAAGCTGGTCCAATATGGGATTTGCGTCTGATGATGGATCCTCTAACTGGCTTAAATCGAGGGTATGCTTTTGTGACCTTTTGCTCCAAAGAAGCAGCACAGGAAGCAGTCAAATTG TGTGATAACCATGAAATTCGGCCTGGTAAACACATTGGTGTTTGCATTTCTGTGGCAAACAACAGACTTTTCGTTGGATCCATTCCAAAAAgcaagacaaaggagcagattATGGAAGAATTTGGTAAAGTTACAG AGGGACTCACAGATGTGATACTGTATCACCAACCAGATGACAAGAAGAAGAATAGGGGTTTCTGTTTCTTGGAATTTGAAGATCATAAGTCTGCTGCCCAGGCCAGACGCAGACTTATGAGTGGAAAAGTGAAAGTCTGGGGCAATGTTGTAACAGTGGAATGGGCAGATCCTATTGAGGATCCTGATCCAGAGGTCATGTCAAAG GTAAAGGTGTTATTTGTTCGTAACTTGGCCAGTTCAGTAACAGAAGAATTACTAGAAAAAACCTTCAGCCAGTTTGGCAAGTTGGAACGGGTAAAGAAGCTGAAAGATTATGCATTCATTCACTTTGATGAAAGAGATGGTGCAGTTAAG GCCATGGATGAAATGAATGGGAAGTATTTAGAGGGTGAAAATATTGAAATTGTTCTTGCTAAACCACCAGACAAGAAGAAAAAGGAACGGCAGGCACAAAGACAGGCTGCTCGATCTCAACC GTATGAGGATTATTACTACTACCCTCCTCCTCGCATGCCCCCTCCGACACGAGGCAGAGGACGTGGAGCCAGAGGAGGTTACAGCTATCCTCTAGATTACTATAGTTATGAAGATTATGATTATTATTGCTATGATTACCATGATTATCGTGGAGGATATGAAGATCCATACTATGGCTATGATGATTATCAGACAACTACTAGAGGAAGAGGTGGCAGAAGTGGAAGAGGTGCCCCTCTTGCCAGGGTTCGTGGAGTTCCCCAACCACGTGGAAGATCTGGATTCACACCGCGTGGTCAAATGGCAGGGAGAGGTGCTCGTGGTGCAAGAGGGGGTGCCCAGGTGCAGCAGAGAGGCCGCGGGGTACGTGGTGTGAGGGGTGGCCGCGGTGGAAATGTAGGAGGCAAACGAAAAGCTGATGGGTACAACCAGCCAGATTCGAAGCGGCGCCAGACCAATAATCAGAACTGGGGCTCCCAACCTATTGCTCAGCAACCGCTCCAAG CAGGAAAACGAGGTCGAGGCCGGTCCTGA
- the LOC132819817 gene encoding heterogeneous nuclear ribonucleoprotein Q-like isoform X3 yields MERHMSTEEMATEHMNGNGTEEPMDTSTTVVRSEHYQTLLSAGLPKKVADKLDEMYLAGLVSHSDLDERAIDALREFNEEGALSVLQQFKESDLSHVQNKSAFLCGVMKTYRQREKQGSKVTDANKGPDETKIKALLERTGYTLDVTTGQRKYGGPPPPTTHSGPQPNIGTEIFVGKIPRDLFEDELVPLFEKAGPIWDLRLMMDPLTGLNRGYAFVTFCSKEAAQEAVKLCDNHEIRPGKHIGVCISVANNRLFVGSIPKSKTKEQIMEEFGKVTEGLTDVILYHQPDDKKKNRGFCFLEFEDHKSAAQARRRLMSGKVKVWGNVVTVEWADPIEDPDPEVMSKVKVLFVRNLASSVTEELLEKTFSQFGKLERVKKLKDYAFIHFDERDGAVKAMDEMNGKYLEGENIEIVLAKPPDKKKKERQAQRQAARSQPYEDYYYYPPPRMPPPTRGRGRGARGGYSYPLDYYSYEDYDYYCYDYHDYRGGYEDPYYGYDDYQTTTRGRGGRSGRGAPLARVRGVPQPRGRSGFTPRGQMAGRGARGARGGAQVQQRGRGVRGVRGGRGGNVGGKRKADGYNQPDSKRRQTNNQNWGSQPIAQQPLQGGDYSAGKRGRGRS; encoded by the exons ATGGAGCGACAT ATGTCCACTGAAGAAATGGCTACCGAGCATATGAATGGAAATGGTACGGAAGAGCCGATGGATACTTCCACTACCGTTGTTCGATCAGAACACTATCAAACTTTACTAAGTGCTGGTTTACCAAAGAAAGTTGCGGACAAGCTAGATGAAATGTATTTAGCAG GTTTAGTTTCTCATAGTGATTTAGACGAGAGAGCAATTGATGCATTGAGGGAATTCAATGAAGAGGGTGCATTGTCAGTACTACAACAGTTTAAGGAAAGTGATCTTTCCCATGTTCAG AATAAAAGTGCCTTTCTATGTGGAGTAATGAAGACTTACAGACAAAGGGAAAAGCAAGGATCTAAAGTAACAGATGCTAATAAAGGTCCAGATGAGACAAAAATTAAG GCCCTCTTGGAAAGAACAGGATATACACTTGATGTCACTACAGGGCAGAGGAAATATGGTGGTCCTCCTCCACCTACGACGCATTCAGGTCCTCAACCTAACATTGGTACTGAG ATATTTGTAGGCAAAATACCACGGGATCTCTTCGAAGATGAACTTGTCCCTCTGTTTGAGAAAGCTGGTCCAATATGGGATTTGCGTCTGATGATGGATCCTCTAACTGGCTTAAATCGAGGGTATGCTTTTGTGACCTTTTGCTCCAAAGAAGCAGCACAGGAAGCAGTCAAATTG TGTGATAACCATGAAATTCGGCCTGGTAAACACATTGGTGTTTGCATTTCTGTGGCAAACAACAGACTTTTCGTTGGATCCATTCCAAAAAgcaagacaaaggagcagattATGGAAGAATTTGGTAAAGTTACAG AGGGACTCACAGATGTGATACTGTATCACCAACCAGATGACAAGAAGAAGAATAGGGGTTTCTGTTTCTTGGAATTTGAAGATCATAAGTCTGCTGCCCAGGCCAGACGCAGACTTATGAGTGGAAAAGTGAAAGTCTGGGGCAATGTTGTAACAGTGGAATGGGCAGATCCTATTGAGGATCCTGATCCAGAGGTCATGTCAAAG GTAAAGGTGTTATTTGTTCGTAACTTGGCCAGTTCAGTAACAGAAGAATTACTAGAAAAAACCTTCAGCCAGTTTGGCAAGTTGGAACGGGTAAAGAAGCTGAAAGATTATGCATTCATTCACTTTGATGAAAGAGATGGTGCAGTTAAG GCCATGGATGAAATGAATGGGAAGTATTTAGAGGGTGAAAATATTGAAATTGTTCTTGCTAAACCACCAGACAAGAAGAAAAAGGAACGGCAGGCACAAAGACAGGCTGCTCGATCTCAACC GTATGAGGATTATTACTACTACCCTCCTCCTCGCATGCCCCCTCCGACACGAGGCAGAGGACGTGGAGCCAGAGGAGGTTACAGCTATCCTCTAGATTACTATAGTTATGAAGATTATGATTATTATTGCTATGATTACCATGATTATCGTGGAGGATATGAAGATCCATACTATGGCTATGATGATTATCAGACAACTACTAGAGGAAGAGGTGGCAGAAGTGGAAGAGGTGCCCCTCTTGCCAGGGTTCGTGGAGTTCCCCAACCACGTGGAAGATCTGGATTCACACCGCGTGGTCAAATGGCAGGGAGAGGTGCTCGTGGTGCAAGAGGGGGTGCCCAGGTGCAGCAGAGAGGCCGCGGGGTACGTGGTGTGAGGGGTGGCCGCGGTGGAAATGTAGGAGGCAAACGAAAAGCTGATGGGTACAACCAGCCAGATTCGAAGCGGCGCCAGACCAATAATCAGAACTGGGGCTCCCAACCTATTGCTCAGCAACCGCTCCAAGGTGGTGATTATTCTG CAGGAAAACGAGGTCGAGGCCGGTCCTGA
- the LOC132819817 gene encoding heterogeneous nuclear ribonucleoprotein Q-like isoform X7, whose protein sequence is MERHMSTEEMATEHMNGNGTEEPMDTSTTVVRSEHYQTLLSAGLPKKVADKLDEMYLAGLVSHSDLDERAIDALREFNEEGALSVLQQFKESDLSHVQNKSAFLCGVMKTYRQREKQGSKVTDANKGPDETKIKALLERTGYTLDVTTGQRKYGGPPPPTTHSGPQPNIGTEIFVGKIPRDLFEDELVPLFEKAGPIWDLRLMMDPLTGLNRGYAFVTFCSKEAAQEAVKLCDNHEIRPGKHIGVCISVANNRLFVGSIPKSKTKEQIMEEFGKVTEGLTDVILYHQPDDKKKNRGFCFLEFEDHKSAAQARRRLMSGKVKVWGNVVTVEWADPIEDPDPEVMSKVKVLFVRNLASSVTEELLEKTFSQFGKLERVKKLKDYAFIHFDERDGAVKAMDEMNGKYLEGENIEIVLAKPPDKKKKERQAQRQAARSQPYEDYYYYPPPRMPPPTRGRGRGARGGYSYPLDYYSYEDYDYYCYDYHDYRGGYEDPYYGYDDYQTTTRGRGGRSGRGAPLARVRGVPQPRGRSGFTPRGQMAGRGARGARGGAQVQQRGRGENEVEAGPDLF, encoded by the exons ATGGAGCGACAT ATGTCCACTGAAGAAATGGCTACCGAGCATATGAATGGAAATGGTACGGAAGAGCCGATGGATACTTCCACTACCGTTGTTCGATCAGAACACTATCAAACTTTACTAAGTGCTGGTTTACCAAAGAAAGTTGCGGACAAGCTAGATGAAATGTATTTAGCAG GTTTAGTTTCTCATAGTGATTTAGACGAGAGAGCAATTGATGCATTGAGGGAATTCAATGAAGAGGGTGCATTGTCAGTACTACAACAGTTTAAGGAAAGTGATCTTTCCCATGTTCAG AATAAAAGTGCCTTTCTATGTGGAGTAATGAAGACTTACAGACAAAGGGAAAAGCAAGGATCTAAAGTAACAGATGCTAATAAAGGTCCAGATGAGACAAAAATTAAG GCCCTCTTGGAAAGAACAGGATATACACTTGATGTCACTACAGGGCAGAGGAAATATGGTGGTCCTCCTCCACCTACGACGCATTCAGGTCCTCAACCTAACATTGGTACTGAG ATATTTGTAGGCAAAATACCACGGGATCTCTTCGAAGATGAACTTGTCCCTCTGTTTGAGAAAGCTGGTCCAATATGGGATTTGCGTCTGATGATGGATCCTCTAACTGGCTTAAATCGAGGGTATGCTTTTGTGACCTTTTGCTCCAAAGAAGCAGCACAGGAAGCAGTCAAATTG TGTGATAACCATGAAATTCGGCCTGGTAAACACATTGGTGTTTGCATTTCTGTGGCAAACAACAGACTTTTCGTTGGATCCATTCCAAAAAgcaagacaaaggagcagattATGGAAGAATTTGGTAAAGTTACAG AGGGACTCACAGATGTGATACTGTATCACCAACCAGATGACAAGAAGAAGAATAGGGGTTTCTGTTTCTTGGAATTTGAAGATCATAAGTCTGCTGCCCAGGCCAGACGCAGACTTATGAGTGGAAAAGTGAAAGTCTGGGGCAATGTTGTAACAGTGGAATGGGCAGATCCTATTGAGGATCCTGATCCAGAGGTCATGTCAAAG GTAAAGGTGTTATTTGTTCGTAACTTGGCCAGTTCAGTAACAGAAGAATTACTAGAAAAAACCTTCAGCCAGTTTGGCAAGTTGGAACGGGTAAAGAAGCTGAAAGATTATGCATTCATTCACTTTGATGAAAGAGATGGTGCAGTTAAG GCCATGGATGAAATGAATGGGAAGTATTTAGAGGGTGAAAATATTGAAATTGTTCTTGCTAAACCACCAGACAAGAAGAAAAAGGAACGGCAGGCACAAAGACAGGCTGCTCGATCTCAACC GTATGAGGATTATTACTACTACCCTCCTCCTCGCATGCCCCCTCCGACACGAGGCAGAGGACGTGGAGCCAGAGGAGGTTACAGCTATCCTCTAGATTACTATAGTTATGAAGATTATGATTATTATTGCTATGATTACCATGATTATCGTGGAGGATATGAAGATCCATACTATGGCTATGATGATTATCAGACAACTACTAGAGGAAGAGGTGGCAGAAGTGGAAGAGGTGCCCCTCTTGCCAGGGTTCGTGGAGTTCCCCAACCACGTGGAAGATCTGGATTCACACCGCGTGGTCAAATGGCAGGGAGAGGTGCTCGTGGTGCAAGAGGGGGTGCCCAGGTGCAGCAGAGAGGCCGCGGG GAAAACGAGGTCGAGGCCGGTCCTGACCTGTTTTGA